The following proteins come from a genomic window of Stigmatopora nigra isolate UIUO_SnigA chromosome 9, RoL_Snig_1.1, whole genome shotgun sequence:
- the LOC144201720 gene encoding uncharacterized protein LOC144201720: MESRMTKPEVQKKTRPSKLPPWPPEPQKTNEDPSDKPVPVRPPRSRDNVNQNLMQSKTKEKNPELPVLPPRRMEQEWNRSTRHSLHESDSKKISVESVQSEGASTDIKEKTPLFATTKSEKRRKIKQSSFISHVTDTQDRGDDAADKQASASKPNVLKGVMKHLKPKVGGGGGGEALPDPDKDEVASEKERTAGDKTKREKSGEPKQDFGGRLAEMFWKSSVVTMGKADSDSEENDEDQKTSNAGKSVNKKFKKKAGETKSDQELSDSGDDLLLKPTTEEKGGFFSNILRKPAKNRKEVPPEQVIYNFREDLGLK; the protein is encoded by the exons ATGGAGTCCCGCATGACAAAACCTGAAGTTCAAAAGAAAACCAGACCT AGCAAACTACCTCCCTGGCCTCCTGAG cctCAGAAAACCAATGAAGATCCATCGGACAAGCCCGTCCCCGTTCGTCCTCCACGATCGCGGGACAAT GTCAACCAAAATTTGATGCAAAGCAAGACAAAGGAGAAAAATCCAGAACTTCCAGTGCTGCCACCTCGGCGGATGGAGCAG GAATGGAATCGGTCAACAAGACACAGCTTGCATGAAAGCGACAGCAAGAAG ATTTCCGTGGAAAGCGTCCAATCAGAAGGAGCTAGTACTGACATAAAGGAG AAAACCCCGCTTTTTGCGACGACCAAATCAGAGAAAAGGCGGAAAATCAAACAGTCGTCATTCATC AGTCACGTGACTGACACCCAGGACAGAGGTGACGATGCTGCAGACAAACAGGCCAGCGCCAGCAAACCT AATGTCCTGAAGGGGGTGATGAAGCACCTCAAGCCAAAG gtcggaggaggaggaggaggagaagctcTCCCGGATCCCGACAAGGACGAAGTAGCTTCGGAAAAGGAACGGACAGCCGGCGACAAAACCAAACGGGAGAAAAGTGGAGAACCCAAACAA GACTTTGGCGGCAGACTAGCTGAAATGTTCTGGAAGTCTTCTGTTGTGACA ATGGGAAAAGCAGACAGCGATTCGGAAGAGAACGACGAAGACCAGAAAACGTCAAATGCTGGAAAAAGTGTAAAcaagaaattcaagaaaaaagctgGGGAAACTAAATCAGACCAG GAGCTGTCGGACAGTGGTGACGATCTGTTGTTAAAGCCCACCACAGAG GAAAAAGGAGGATTTTTTAGCAACATCCTCCGTAAACCTGCCAAGAATCGCAAAGAAGTGCCGCCCGAGCAGGTAATCTATAATTTCAGAGAAGATTTAGGACTCAAATGA